In Takifugu flavidus isolate HTHZ2018 chromosome 13, ASM371156v2, whole genome shotgun sequence, the following are encoded in one genomic region:
- the il17c gene encoding interleukin-17C: MKQFLTFVLLLVSACTGESNRCYDEHELSEAANRKLRSHYPQPAEPSPAAAADSSYTCPLELYLQKDLPPHLSGRSLSPWRYVTVFLGDCFPSSYTEAQCLCSGCILVPDSPQNQVLLTETHDYNSVPIKQSRVFLRKEVCADGKKHHLKPVTIQVAVGCTCVRPKTTS; encoded by the exons ATGAAGCAG TTTCTAACATTCGTCCTTCTCTTGGTGTCCGCGTGCACCGGTGAGTCCAACCGCTGCTACGATGAGCACGAGCTGAGCGAGGCAGCCAACCGGAAGCTGCGGAGCCACTACCCGCAGCCGGCCGAGCCGTCACCTGCGGCGGCCGCGGACTCCTCATACACCTGCCCGCTAGAGCTGTACCTGCAGAAGgacctgcctcctcacctgagCGGAAGGTCGCTGTCTCCATGGAGATACGT aaCCGTCTTCCTGGGGGACTGCTTCCCGTCCAGCTATACTGAGGCCCAGTGCCTGTGTTCCGGGTGCATCCTGGTCCCGGACTCTCCCCAGAACCAGGTTCTGCTCACAGAGACCCACGACTACAACTCCGTCCCGATCAAGCAGAGCCGAGTGTTCCTCAGAAAAGAAGTGTGTGCCGATGGTAAGAAGCACCATCTGAAGCCGGTCACCATCCAGGTGGCGGTGGGCTGCACCTGTGTCCGACCCAAGACCACCTCCTAG